From the Coleofasciculus sp. FACHB-1120 genome, one window contains:
- a CDS encoding inorganic phosphate transporter, with protein MIVFVALLAFYVAWNLGANDVANSMGTSVGSKAVTLRQALVIAGVLEFTGAVLFGHSVSETLATGVVNPELFADAPQMLLIGMVSVLIACGIWLQIATSQGLPVASSHAVVGAIAGFSWVAAGVGAIDWSLIGLISFAWVITPVISGIIAALFYSVVKRWILDQPNPLFQLREWIPWLSVTLLGIFGVIVLPSVSQPIDTWLTESFGINLPAHDIPLLIGAISSVALTQFIWRQLAHEEAEQLVNTTVITGANEPDNRDPNPKSKIQNPIERQLARFQLLSACFVAFAHGSNDVGNAIAPLAAIAYINRTGSVPVSGFSIPLWILVLGGAGIVAGLAVWGKKVIATIGEGIIALQPSGGFCAELATATTILLASRLGLPVSTSHALVGAVVGIGAVKDWKSIRFQTLQSIGLAWLITLPISAALGAIIFLVTRQLGGQFGIFHLIG; from the coding sequence ATGATTGTTTTTGTCGCCCTGCTAGCTTTCTACGTTGCCTGGAATTTGGGCGCAAACGACGTTGCTAACTCAATGGGAACGTCAGTGGGATCGAAGGCTGTCACCCTGCGGCAGGCATTGGTGATTGCCGGGGTATTGGAATTTACAGGTGCAGTGCTGTTTGGTCATTCCGTATCGGAGACGCTGGCAACAGGGGTTGTCAATCCAGAACTGTTCGCTGACGCACCTCAGATGCTACTGATTGGCATGGTTTCGGTACTGATAGCCTGTGGCATCTGGCTGCAAATTGCCACCAGTCAGGGCTTACCAGTCGCATCATCTCATGCGGTAGTCGGCGCGATCGCCGGTTTTAGTTGGGTGGCTGCGGGTGTTGGTGCCATCGATTGGTCATTAATTGGTCTAATCAGCTTCGCCTGGGTAATAACGCCGGTCATCAGTGGCATAATTGCCGCGTTATTCTACAGCGTCGTCAAGCGTTGGATTCTGGATCAACCCAATCCACTTTTTCAATTGCGCGAGTGGATTCCCTGGTTGAGTGTGACATTGCTGGGTATCTTTGGGGTGATTGTTCTACCTTCTGTGAGTCAACCCATCGATACTTGGCTGACAGAGAGTTTCGGCATCAACCTCCCTGCCCACGATATCCCCCTCTTAATTGGCGCGATCTCATCCGTTGCCCTTACTCAGTTCATCTGGCGACAATTAGCCCACGAGGAAGCAGAGCAGCTTGTAAACACAACGGTTATCACTGGAGCAAATGAGCCTGACAACCGCGACCCAAATCCAAAGTCTAAAATCCAAAATCCCATTGAGCGTCAGCTAGCACGGTTTCAGCTATTAAGTGCCTGCTTCGTTGCCTTTGCCCACGGTTCCAATGATGTTGGCAACGCGATCGCTCCCTTAGCTGCGATCGCCTATATTAATCGCACAGGTTCCGTTCCCGTCTCTGGCTTTAGCATTCCTCTGTGGATTCTCGTATTAGGCGGTGCCGGTATCGTTGCTGGTCTTGCCGTCTGGGGCAAAAAAGTCATTGCCACGATTGGAGAAGGCATTATTGCCCTCCAGCCGAGCGGTGGCTTCTGCGCTGAACTCGCAACCGCTACGACTATCTTGCTTGCTTCCCGGCTGGGCTTGCCCGTTTCCACCTCCCATGCCCTTGTTGGTGCTGTGGTTGGCATTGGTGCAGTCAAAGACTGGAAATCCATCCGCTTTCAAACCCTGCAATCGATTGGACTCGCTTGGCTGATTACCCTTCCCATTAGTGCGGCTTTGGGGGCAATTATCTTTCTAGTGACCCGTCAGCTAGGGGGACAATTCGGAATTTTCCACTTGATTGGTTAA